A section of the Drosophila subobscura isolate 14011-0131.10 chromosome A, UCBerk_Dsub_1.0, whole genome shotgun sequence genome encodes:
- the LOC117903416 gene encoding uncharacterized protein LOC117903416, producing the protein MSAPVEDNSSDKANKMDLELNVENLPKCAVDTLDRIATLLAADNNQNLVMQIIAKYIFLEQNKPSDRLQELQLAVALVECFSKPGRNRAATCNAIWMSLFGCHLTPERTQLLGKVLESLEMFGAVAPLLISAGLWPGLLRWVSLSKTYSQLHLFLLKTLHKYRASGQISILNIQALMQIYQSLQNFCARTTATGGDRKTNTFYQKCMERFAQALRIAIYCKCIIATGAMPTNTQAHEYRQSSL; encoded by the exons ATGTCTGCGCCAGTGgaggacaacagcagcgacaaagcCAATAAAATGGATCTAGAACTGAATGTGGAGAACTTGCCAAAGTGTGCTGTGGACACTCTTGATCGCATTG CGACTCTTCTTGCTGCTGATAATAATCAGAATTTAGTCATGCAAATAATTgccaaatacattttcttggAGCAGAACAAGCCGTCTGACCGGCTGCAGGAGTTGCAATTGGCCGTGGCGCTGGTTGAGTGCTTTTCAAAGCCAGGAAGAAATCGGGCTGCAACCTGCAATGCCATATGGATGTCGCTCTTTGGCTGCCACCTGACACCGGAGCGCACCCAGTTGCTGGGCAAAGTATTGGAAAGCTTGGAAATGTTTGGGGCAGTGGCACCGCTGCTCATCTCGGCCGGCCTGTGGCCTGGCCTCTTGCGTTGGGTTTCCTTGAGCAAAACCTACAgccaattgcatttgtttctaCTCAAAACGCTCCACAAATATCGCGCCAGTGGACAGATAAGCATTCTGAACATACAGGCCTTGATGCAGATCTATCAGTCGTTGCAGAACTTCTGTGCCCGTACAACTGCCACCGGTGGCGACCGAAAGACCAATACTTTCTATCAAAAATGCATGGAGCGCTTTGCCCAAGCCCTCCGGATTGCCATTTATTGCAAGTGCATTATTGCAACAGGAGCAATGCCAACCAACACACAGGCTCATGAATATCGTCAGAGCTCAttataa